A stretch of the Actinoalloteichus fjordicus genome encodes the following:
- a CDS encoding bifunctional metallophosphatase/5'-nucleotidase: MHAPSPVRKRAGRALLTASLATLMMAGLAAPAGADWWGDRPAYTLTVLFINDGESQLLGVDADIDGDGAISPDEERAFGGVARTTTLMNQLRRDAVTGRPDAGTAFHRGALVVSGGDNYLPGPEFAASIDKGAPYYDALAFKAMRFDATAIGNHEFDFGPEVLADFMSSFRGGTKFVGSNLDVSGEPSLTGYTRNGTLVTSHVSWQAGKPIGIIGLTTPELPALSSPRDVEVQDDLAGIANGLAEGFQRRGVNQVVLLSHLQDIDNELALAPELSGVDVIVGAGGGEILADPEDELIPGDVAERGFPIVAQDRDGRDVPVVTTTGNYKYIGRVVLNFDWRGNLLGYDDAKTQPVRVSGVGDDAVRPDRQVQRTVEEPVEEYIAGLAETVVAQSEVPLDGVRDAVRSRETNLGNLLADAMVWSASGQAEEFGVPVPQVGIQNGGGIRNDSTIPAGAITELNTYDVAPFANFVSVLPAVPRDTLRQLLERGVSGAPGAAGQFIQVAGLRFEYDVTAVAQEIDANTGEILTPGERVRSVVLDDGTVLVADGEVVEGDPIAVASNDFSARGGDGYPLGGLDFTPVGKTYQQALNEYLQDGLSGVISAEQYPVGGEGRITAIG; encoded by the coding sequence GTGCACGCCCCAAGCCCTGTTCGCAAGCGCGCCGGTAGAGCCCTGCTCACCGCATCGCTGGCCACGCTGATGATGGCGGGTCTCGCGGCCCCGGCCGGTGCAGACTGGTGGGGCGACCGCCCCGCGTACACCCTCACCGTCCTGTTCATCAACGACGGCGAGTCCCAACTCCTCGGGGTGGACGCCGACATCGACGGCGACGGGGCGATCAGCCCCGACGAGGAGCGGGCCTTCGGCGGTGTCGCCAGGACCACCACGTTGATGAACCAGCTTCGTCGGGACGCCGTCACCGGCAGGCCGGACGCTGGAACGGCCTTCCATCGGGGCGCGCTCGTCGTCTCCGGCGGCGACAACTACCTGCCCGGCCCCGAGTTCGCCGCCAGCATCGACAAGGGCGCGCCCTACTACGACGCCCTGGCGTTCAAGGCGATGCGCTTCGACGCCACCGCCATCGGCAATCACGAGTTCGACTTCGGCCCCGAGGTCCTGGCCGACTTCATGAGCAGCTTCCGGGGCGGCACCAAGTTCGTCGGCTCCAACCTCGACGTCTCCGGCGAGCCCTCGCTCACCGGCTACACCCGCAACGGCACGCTCGTGACCAGTCACGTCTCCTGGCAGGCAGGCAAGCCGATTGGGATCATCGGCCTCACCACTCCTGAGCTGCCTGCGCTGTCCAGCCCGCGCGACGTCGAGGTGCAGGACGACCTCGCAGGCATCGCCAACGGACTCGCCGAGGGCTTCCAACGGCGCGGGGTCAATCAGGTCGTGCTGCTCTCACACCTGCAGGACATCGACAACGAACTGGCCCTGGCACCCGAACTGTCCGGCGTGGACGTGATCGTCGGCGCGGGCGGCGGCGAGATCCTCGCCGATCCGGAGGACGAGCTGATCCCCGGTGACGTGGCCGAGCGCGGCTTCCCCATCGTGGCCCAGGATCGCGACGGCCGGGACGTGCCGGTGGTGACCACCACGGGCAACTACAAGTACATCGGTCGGGTGGTGCTCAACTTCGACTGGCGCGGCAACCTGCTCGGCTACGACGACGCCAAGACCCAGCCGGTTCGCGTGTCCGGCGTCGGCGACGACGCGGTCCGGCCCGACCGCCAGGTGCAGCGCACCGTGGAGGAGCCGGTCGAGGAGTACATCGCCGGGCTCGCCGAGACCGTCGTCGCGCAGAGCGAGGTCCCGCTCGACGGCGTCCGCGATGCCGTGCGCAGCCGCGAGACCAACCTGGGCAATCTGCTCGCCGACGCCATGGTGTGGTCGGCGAGCGGCCAGGCCGAGGAGTTCGGCGTGCCGGTCCCGCAGGTCGGCATCCAGAACGGCGGTGGAATCCGCAACGACTCCACCATCCCAGCGGGCGCGATCACCGAGCTGAACACCTACGACGTCGCGCCGTTCGCGAACTTCGTGTCCGTGCTGCCTGCGGTCCCCAGGGACACCCTGCGGCAGCTTCTGGAGCGGGGCGTCTCCGGAGCTCCCGGTGCGGCAGGACAGTTCATCCAGGTCGCGGGCCTGCGGTTCGAGTACGACGTGACCGCCGTCGCGCAGGAGATCGACGCGAACACCGGCGAGATCCTCACACCGGGGGAGCGGGTCCGCAGTGTCGTCCTGGACGACGGAACCGTGCTGGTCGCCGACGGCGAGGTCGTCGAGGGCGACCCGATCGCGGTCGCATCCAACGACTTCTCGGCGCGGGGCGGCGACGGCTATCCGCTGGGCGGCCTGGACTTCACCCCGGTCGGCAAGACGTATCAGCAGGCGCTCAACGAGTACCTCCAGGACGGACTGTCCGGCGTGATCAGCGCCGAGCAGTACCCGGTGGGCGGCGAGGGCCGCATCACCGCGATCGGCTGA
- a CDS encoding MFS transporter: MPSAAGTDQQTTNQPNRSPGTRDRFPVEIWILVACGFIIAVGFGILAPALPTFAASFDVGVTAVSLTISAFAFMRLLFAPASGKLVTRWGERRIYFWGLVIVAVATGVCGFATEYWQLLLFRSLGGIGSTMFTVSGVAMLIRLSPPAMRGRASGLWATSFLLGNITGPLIGGGLVEVSIRLPFLVYGVTVLVAAFVSLIFLRNSSLADRETQDETAEPLRIRDALRHPTYRAALASNFGNGWAVFGVRISLIPLFVVEVLRTGESMAGFSLAVFAAGNAAALLFAGRLADRIGRKPLALAGLLVSGGGTIWLGFTGSVELFLAASLVAGIGSGMLSPPQSAVVADIIGNRGKGGPVLAGFQMSADVGAIIGPLVAGVLADTVSYGAAFGVTGLITLLAVIFWAPAPETLPKPAEAADVDPTTPGTATELAPESGALFEAPEPPTGERVGGKPGQPDA, encoded by the coding sequence GTGCCATCGGCGGCCGGGACGGATCAGCAGACGACCAACCAGCCGAACCGAAGCCCCGGCACTCGTGATCGATTTCCCGTCGAGATCTGGATCCTCGTCGCCTGCGGCTTCATCATCGCGGTCGGGTTCGGCATCCTCGCCCCCGCACTGCCCACCTTCGCGGCAAGCTTCGACGTCGGCGTCACGGCGGTCTCCCTCACCATCAGCGCCTTCGCCTTCATGCGACTGCTGTTCGCCCCGGCGAGTGGCAAGCTGGTCACCCGGTGGGGTGAACGGCGGATCTACTTCTGGGGCCTGGTCATCGTCGCGGTCGCGACCGGCGTCTGCGGTTTCGCGACCGAGTACTGGCAGCTGCTGCTCTTCCGCTCACTCGGCGGCATCGGCTCGACCATGTTCACCGTGTCCGGCGTCGCGATGCTCATCCGGCTCTCGCCGCCCGCGATGCGCGGCAGGGCCTCTGGGCTCTGGGCGACGTCCTTCCTGCTCGGCAACATCACCGGGCCGCTGATCGGAGGCGGGCTGGTCGAGGTCTCGATCCGGCTCCCGTTCCTGGTCTACGGGGTGACCGTGCTGGTGGCGGCCTTCGTGTCGCTGATCTTCCTGCGGAACTCCAGCCTGGCCGACCGGGAGACCCAGGACGAGACGGCCGAGCCGCTGCGGATCAGGGACGCGCTGCGGCACCCCACCTATCGCGCGGCGCTGGCGTCGAACTTCGGCAACGGCTGGGCCGTGTTCGGCGTGCGGATCTCGCTCATCCCGCTGTTCGTGGTCGAGGTGCTGCGTACCGGGGAGAGCATGGCGGGCTTCTCCCTCGCCGTCTTCGCGGCAGGCAACGCGGCTGCGCTGCTCTTCGCAGGCAGGCTCGCCGACCGGATCGGCCGCAAGCCCCTGGCGCTGGCCGGGCTGCTCGTGTCGGGCGGCGGCACGATCTGGCTGGGCTTCACCGGCTCCGTGGAACTGTTCCTGGCGGCCTCGCTGGTCGCGGGCATCGGCTCCGGCATGCTCAGTCCGCCGCAGAGCGCCGTGGTCGCCGACATCATCGGCAACCGGGGCAAGGGCGGCCCCGTGCTCGCGGGCTTCCAGATGTCCGCCGACGTCGGCGCGATCATCGGACCGCTGGTGGCGGGTGTGCTCGCCGACACCGTCTCCTACGGCGCCGCGTTCGGCGTGACTGGGCTCATCACGTTGCTCGCCGTGATTTTCTGGGCTCCCGCCCCGGAGACGCTGCCGAAGCCCGCCGAGGCAGCCGACGTCGACCCGACGACACCGGGGACGGCCACTGAGCTGGCCCCCGAGTCGGGCGCGCTGTTCGAGGCTCCGGAACCGCCCACCGGCGAGCGGGTCGGCGGCAAGCCGGGCCAGCCGGACGCCTGA
- a CDS encoding DedA family protein → MNLIHLAAESASEPPGGLAGWAIGLMEALGGPGAGLAIALENLFPPLPSEVILPLAGFTASQGNMSLAGALIWTTVGSVVGAIVLYYVGALLGRDRTRAIAAKLPLVKTEDIDKTEAWFIKHGVKAVFFGRMIPIFRSFISIPAGVERMSIATFILFTTLGSLIWNTIFVVAGYQLGENWHIVDEYAGVFSRAVLIAVVVAVVAFVVLRIMKNRRLKAQGIDPAAEPPADPERTQIITGDDSTQVIERYRDN, encoded by the coding sequence ATGAATCTCATTCACCTGGCGGCGGAGTCTGCATCAGAGCCGCCGGGAGGGCTCGCAGGCTGGGCCATCGGCCTGATGGAGGCGTTGGGCGGCCCCGGCGCCGGACTGGCCATCGCCCTGGAGAACCTCTTCCCGCCGCTGCCGAGTGAGGTGATCCTTCCGCTGGCGGGCTTCACCGCGAGCCAGGGCAACATGAGCCTGGCGGGCGCGCTCATCTGGACCACGGTCGGCTCCGTCGTGGGTGCGATCGTCCTCTACTACGTCGGCGCACTGCTCGGCCGCGACCGCACCAGAGCCATCGCCGCCAAGCTGCCGTTGGTCAAGACGGAGGACATCGACAAGACCGAGGCCTGGTTCATCAAGCACGGCGTCAAGGCCGTGTTCTTCGGACGGATGATCCCGATCTTCCGCAGCTTCATCTCGATACCCGCGGGCGTCGAGCGAATGTCCATCGCGACGTTCATCCTCTTCACCACGCTGGGCAGCCTGATCTGGAACACGATCTTCGTGGTGGCCGGTTATCAGCTGGGAGAGAACTGGCACATCGTCGACGAGTACGCGGGCGTGTTCTCCCGAGCCGTCCTCATCGCCGTGGTCGTGGCCGTCGTCGCGTTCGTGGTGCTGCGCATCATGAAGAACCGCAGACTGAAGGCGCAGGGCATCGATCCGGCCGCCGAGCCGCCCGCCGACCCGGAGCGGACACAGATCATCACCGGCGACGACAGCACTCAGGTGATCGAGCGCTATCGCGACAACTGA
- a CDS encoding choice-of-anchor I family protein produces the protein MRRLSVAALAATTLAVLAAAPVLAQPVQPDVHGPGPLSLSVLGSYASGVFDASAAEIVAHDPRLQQLFVVNAAEARIDVLDIADPTAPDLVSSLETVGVPTSDGSTVVDGAVVNSVDVRADGLVAVAVEADPKTDPGWVVFYSDGEPRGALRVGSLPDMLAFTPDGAALLVANEGEPAEDYAVDPEGSVSIIDVSGDLADLTQDDVRTADFRAWDPDGGRELPADVRVYGPTTDPQRRVSENLEPEYLAVDATGTTAYAVLQEANAIAVVDIAGAEITDILPLGVKDHSLPGAELDVSNRDDAINIASWLVKGMYQPDGMAAYEAAGATYLVTANEGDSRDWAGYGEEYRIADLVTDVAPLCEDAFADFPGGPAELVAEENLGRLNVTAANGLREGDEPCYEELHSFGGRSFSIWSTEGEQVFDSGADFERITAELYPEMFNSNHTENTFDNRSDDKGPEPEGVTTGRIADRTYAFIGLERIGGVMVYDVTEPAAPEFVQYVNNRDFTVDPESADWQRAGDLGAEGLTFIAAEDSPLPDTPLLAVANEVSGTTTLFRIDGGDGSDEPGEPGEPTESSSPEPTWPPAESGSASPDSTAPTGADGGSGGGSDGEASAPEDLADTGIDGMGLLFSGLVLLGAGTGLWLLGRRRNAA, from the coding sequence ATGCGACGTCTCTCCGTCGCGGCGCTGGCCGCGACGACCCTCGCGGTGCTCGCCGCCGCGCCCGTTCTCGCGCAGCCCGTTCAGCCCGACGTCCACGGGCCTGGACCGTTGTCCCTGTCCGTCCTCGGCAGCTACGCGAGCGGCGTGTTCGACGCCAGCGCGGCCGAGATCGTCGCCCATGACCCTCGGCTGCAACAGCTCTTCGTGGTCAACGCGGCCGAGGCCCGGATCGACGTGCTCGACATCGCCGATCCGACGGCGCCCGACCTCGTGTCGAGCCTGGAGACCGTCGGCGTCCCCACCTCGGACGGGTCCACGGTCGTCGACGGCGCCGTGGTGAACTCGGTCGACGTCCGGGCGGACGGACTCGTCGCCGTCGCGGTGGAAGCAGATCCGAAGACCGACCCCGGCTGGGTCGTGTTCTACTCCGACGGCGAGCCGCGCGGCGCGCTGCGAGTGGGATCGCTGCCCGACATGCTCGCCTTCACTCCGGACGGCGCCGCCCTGCTCGTCGCCAACGAGGGCGAGCCCGCCGAGGACTACGCGGTCGATCCCGAGGGCTCGGTGTCGATCATCGACGTGTCCGGAGACCTCGCCGACCTGACCCAGGACGACGTGCGCACCGCCGACTTCCGGGCCTGGGACCCCGACGGCGGCCGGGAGCTGCCCGCCGACGTCCGGGTGTACGGGCCGACGACCGATCCGCAGCGCCGGGTCTCGGAGAACCTCGAGCCGGAGTATCTCGCCGTCGACGCGACGGGCACCACCGCGTACGCGGTGCTTCAGGAGGCCAACGCGATCGCCGTGGTCGACATCGCGGGCGCCGAGATCACCGACATCCTGCCGCTGGGCGTCAAGGACCACTCGCTGCCCGGCGCCGAACTCGACGTCTCCAACCGCGACGACGCGATCAACATCGCGTCGTGGCTGGTCAAGGGCATGTATCAGCCCGACGGGATGGCCGCCTACGAGGCGGCCGGGGCGACCTACCTCGTCACGGCCAACGAGGGCGACTCGCGGGACTGGGCGGGGTACGGCGAGGAGTACCGCATCGCGGATCTGGTCACCGATGTCGCGCCACTGTGCGAGGACGCCTTCGCCGACTTCCCCGGCGGCCCCGCGGAACTCGTCGCCGAGGAGAACCTCGGCAGGCTCAACGTCACCGCCGCGAACGGACTGCGGGAGGGCGACGAGCCCTGCTACGAGGAGCTGCACTCCTTCGGCGGCCGGTCCTTCTCGATCTGGTCGACCGAGGGTGAACAGGTCTTCGACTCCGGCGCCGACTTCGAACGCATCACCGCCGAGCTGTACCCGGAGATGTTCAACAGCAACCACACGGAGAACACCTTCGACAACCGCAGCGACGACAAGGGCCCCGAACCGGAGGGCGTGACGACCGGCCGCATCGCCGACCGTACCTACGCCTTCATCGGTCTGGAGCGCATCGGCGGCGTGATGGTCTACGACGTCACCGAGCCTGCGGCGCCCGAGTTCGTGCAGTACGTGAACAACCGGGACTTCACCGTCGACCCCGAATCGGCGGACTGGCAGCGGGCGGGCGACCTCGGAGCCGAAGGACTCACCTTCATCGCCGCCGAGGACAGCCCGCTGCCGGACACGCCGCTGCTGGCGGTCGCCAACGAGGTGTCCGGCACCACCACGCTCTTTCGTATCGACGGCGGCGACGGCTCCGACGAGCCGGGCGAGCCGGGCGAGCCGACGGAGAGCAGCTCGCCGGAGCCGACGTGGCCGCCCGCCGAGTCCGGTTCCGCGAGCCCGGACTCCACGGCGCCCACGGGGGCCGACGGCGGTTCAGGCGGCGGTTCGGACGGCGAGGCCTCGGCACCCGAGGACCTGGCCGACACCGGCATCGACGGGATGGGGCTGCTGTTCTCGGGGCTGGTCCTGCTCGGTGCGGGAACGGGGCTGTGGCTGCTGGGCCGCCGACGGAATGCCGCCTGA
- a CDS encoding ATP-dependent RNA helicase, producing the protein MRPGGGVLPAELPALPIRDVLDTVTAALADRGVAVLSAPPGTGKTTLVPLALASAGLRVLVAEPRRLATRAAAARMAELCGDAVGETVGYAVRGDRRRSAATRVEVVTSGLLVRRLQSDPELPGVDVVLLDECHERHLDADLALALLLDARAGLRPDLRLLAASATVDTDRLARLLDDAPVIHATTRTFPVQTSYVAPVRRERVENTVARAVRTALAENTGDLLVFLPGAGEIRRVTALLGGLGDVDVLPLHGRLSTERQDHALRTGPRRRVVLATAVAESSLTVPGVRVVVDSGLARTSRTDHRRGLSGLVTGRVSAAVADQRAGRAGRQGPGRVYRCWPEHEHSTLPRHPEPEIRTADLTRLALELACWGTPDGAALRWWDAPPSGPLAAGRDVLTAIGALDASGTVTARGTRFAGLGLHPRLARALWDGAARLGADTAAEIVALLDEEPGGTSDLLDAWRLSRTAEGGSARLRRETSRLARLVADAVPPGLRSRGRATGPGTAAGRPTAGRPESDVSSPADRNPGGADRTRSGAGSSSGAAQAEAAALVVGLAFPERLARRRGAAGSTYLMAGGTAVDLPSGSALTGAAWLAVAVADRSPGQPHATVRLAARADVDLATAAAPALLAEADEVGWVDGEVRARRVRRLGAIVLTERDLTDPDPTAVRAAVLTGLRKEGLGLLRWEPAATALRDRLAFLHHALGEPWPAMSDEALSSTLDDWLGPALTRVRRRADLARVDAGQALRRIIPWEVAGRLDELAPERIEVPSGSKVRIDYRSERPVLPVKVQEAFGWSQTPRVAGGRVPVLLHLLSPAGRPAAVTDDLASFWSTGYPQVRSELRGRYPRHPWPEDPTTATPTRRLRPR; encoded by the coding sequence ATGAGACCAGGAGGCGGCGTGCTCCCCGCCGAGCTGCCCGCGCTGCCCATTCGGGACGTGCTCGACACGGTGACCGCCGCGCTCGCCGATCGAGGCGTCGCGGTGCTCAGCGCGCCGCCAGGCACCGGGAAGACCACGCTGGTGCCGCTCGCGCTCGCCTCGGCCGGGCTCCGGGTCCTCGTCGCCGAACCGAGGCGGCTGGCCACACGGGCGGCCGCCGCGCGGATGGCCGAGCTGTGCGGGGACGCCGTCGGCGAGACGGTGGGCTACGCCGTGCGCGGTGATCGACGTCGCTCCGCCGCGACCCGCGTCGAGGTCGTGACCAGCGGTCTACTGGTGCGCAGGCTCCAGTCCGATCCGGAGCTGCCCGGTGTCGACGTCGTGCTGCTCGACGAATGCCACGAGCGGCATCTGGACGCCGATCTGGCCCTGGCGCTGCTGCTGGACGCCCGCGCCGGGCTGCGCCCGGATCTGCGACTGCTCGCCGCCTCCGCCACCGTCGACACCGACCGGCTGGCCCGCCTGCTCGACGACGCCCCGGTGATCCACGCGACCACCCGAACCTTCCCCGTGCAGACCTCCTATGTCGCGCCGGTCCGCCGCGAACGGGTCGAGAACACCGTGGCGAGGGCGGTGCGCACCGCGCTGGCCGAGAACACCGGTGACCTGCTGGTCTTCCTCCCCGGCGCGGGCGAGATCCGCCGAGTGACCGCGCTCCTCGGCGGCCTCGGCGACGTCGACGTACTACCGCTGCACGGCAGGCTGAGCACCGAGCGCCAGGACCATGCCCTGCGGACGGGTCCTCGACGCCGGGTGGTGCTGGCCACCGCCGTGGCCGAGTCGAGTCTCACGGTGCCGGGCGTCCGGGTGGTGGTCGACTCCGGGCTGGCCAGGACGTCGCGAACCGATCATCGGCGCGGCCTGTCCGGCCTGGTCACCGGCCGGGTCTCGGCGGCCGTCGCCGATCAACGTGCGGGCCGCGCGGGCAGGCAGGGCCCCGGCCGGGTGTATCGCTGCTGGCCGGAGCATGAGCACTCGACCCTGCCGCGCCACCCGGAGCCCGAGATCCGCACGGCCGACCTCACCAGGCTGGCCCTGGAACTCGCCTGCTGGGGCACCCCGGACGGCGCCGCCCTGCGGTGGTGGGACGCTCCGCCGTCGGGCCCGCTGGCGGCGGGCCGCGACGTGTTGACCGCGATCGGCGCCCTCGACGCGAGCGGGACGGTGACCGCTCGCGGCACCCGATTCGCCGGGCTCGGTCTGCATCCTCGGCTGGCGCGGGCGCTCTGGGACGGTGCGGCTCGGCTCGGCGCCGACACCGCAGCCGAGATCGTCGCGCTGCTCGACGAGGAGCCCGGGGGCACCTCGGATCTGCTCGACGCCTGGCGGCTCTCCCGCACGGCGGAGGGCGGCTCGGCCCGGCTGCGACGCGAGACGAGCAGGCTGGCTCGGCTCGTCGCCGACGCCGTGCCGCCTGGCCTGCGTTCGCGGGGCAGGGCGACCGGACCGGGTACGGCCGCCGGACGACCGACGGCGGGCAGGCCGGAGTCGGACGTCTCGTCCCCCGCCGACCGGAATCCCGGCGGGGCGGACCGCACCCGGTCGGGCGCAGGCTCGTCGTCCGGCGCCGCGCAGGCGGAGGCCGCCGCGCTCGTGGTGGGGCTGGCCTTCCCCGAACGGCTGGCGCGACGACGCGGCGCGGCGGGTTCCACCTATCTGATGGCAGGCGGCACCGCGGTCGACCTGCCCTCGGGCAGTGCGCTGACCGGTGCCGCCTGGCTCGCCGTCGCGGTCGCCGACCGATCGCCGGGACAGCCGCACGCCACCGTCCGGCTCGCCGCCCGCGCCGACGTCGACCTGGCCACGGCCGCCGCACCCGCGCTGCTGGCCGAGGCCGACGAGGTCGGCTGGGTAGACGGCGAGGTGCGGGCCCGGCGGGTGCGGCGGCTGGGCGCGATCGTGCTGACGGAGCGGGATCTCACCGACCCCGACCCGACGGCGGTGCGGGCGGCGGTGCTCACCGGGCTGCGGAAGGAGGGGCTGGGCCTGCTGCGCTGGGAGCCCGCCGCGACGGCGCTGCGTGATCGGCTGGCGTTCCTGCATCACGCCCTGGGCGAGCCGTGGCCCGCGATGAGCGACGAGGCGCTGTCGTCGACCCTGGACGACTGGCTCGGCCCCGCGTTGACCCGAGTCCGCCGCCGAGCCGATCTGGCCCGCGTCGACGCCGGGCAGGCCCTGCGCAGGATCATCCCGTGGGAGGTCGCGGGCAGGCTGGACGAGCTGGCGCCCGAGCGCATCGAGGTGCCGTCTGGCTCCAAGGTCCGCATCGACTACCGCAGCGAACGGCCGGTGCTGCCGGTGAAGGTGCAGGAGGCCTTCGGCTGGTCTCAGACGCCCAGGGTCGCGGGCGGCCGGGTGCCGGTGCTGTTGCACCTGCTGTCGCCCGCAGGCAGGCCCGCCGCCGTCACCGACGACCTCGCGTCGTTCTGGAGCACCGGATATCCACAGGTTCGATCGGAACTGCGCGGGCGCTATCCCCGGCATCCCTGGCCGGAGGACCCCACCACGGCCACGCCGACCCGCAGGCTGCGACCGCGCTGA
- a CDS encoding DsbA family protein, protein MIDARRDDEASSIQARSSGAGFPPATILRTVGVPDLAAGCRKDVNVGGAERSARKYRQQQTQAAAAKAMKSAKGGGGKNTVVIGVVVVVVVAIAVIGGVLLTQDREEQQAADTISAVRLGDHPVAREGGSVLVGQEDAGVTIDIYEDFLCPGCAQFEEVYGEEIDEALSEGTVQINYHMLPMLNESNSAPGYSMRSANAALCAADQDVFVDFHASLFAAQPASGSTVWNADQLIDLGEELGVDDPAFATCVRDGEHNALVADELITADATEHLQNEEGRFHGTPLIAVGRERFDYADSQWLENAIATGS, encoded by the coding sequence GTGATCGACGCCCGTCGCGACGACGAGGCCTCGTCGATTCAGGCTCGGTCGAGCGGCGCGGGGTTCCCGCCCGCGACGATCCTCCGCACGGTGGGCGTGCCGGACCTCGCAGCAGGTTGCAGGAAGGACGTGAACGTGGGCGGCGCGGAGCGCAGTGCTCGGAAGTACCGACAGCAGCAGACCCAGGCGGCGGCGGCCAAGGCGATGAAGTCCGCCAAGGGCGGGGGCGGCAAGAACACCGTCGTGATCGGCGTCGTGGTGGTGGTCGTCGTGGCCATCGCGGTCATCGGCGGCGTGCTGCTCACCCAGGATCGGGAGGAACAGCAGGCGGCCGACACGATCTCGGCCGTGCGGCTGGGCGACCATCCCGTGGCGCGGGAGGGCGGCTCGGTGCTGGTCGGCCAAGAGGACGCCGGCGTCACCATCGATATCTACGAGGACTTCCTCTGTCCGGGCTGCGCCCAGTTCGAGGAGGTCTACGGCGAGGAGATCGACGAGGCGTTGTCCGAGGGCACGGTGCAGATCAATTACCACATGCTCCCCATGCTCAACGAGTCCAACTCGGCACCGGGATACTCGATGCGCTCGGCGAACGCAGCCCTCTGCGCCGCAGACCAGGACGTCTTCGTCGACTTCCACGCCAGCCTGTTCGCGGCGCAGCCCGCCAGCGGCTCCACGGTGTGGAACGCCGATCAGCTGATCGACCTCGGCGAGGAGCTGGGCGTCGACGACCCGGCCTTCGCGACCTGCGTGCGCGACGGCGAGCACAACGCCCTGGTCGCCGACGAGCTGATCACGGCGGACGCGACCGAGCACCTGCAGAACGAGGAGGGCCGCTTCCACGGGACGCCGCTCATCGCGGTCGGCCGGGAGCGCTTCGACTACGCCGATTCGCAGTGGCTCGAGAACGCCATCGCCACCGGGAGCTGA
- a CDS encoding AbrB/MazE/SpoVT family DNA-binding domain-containing protein: protein MGDEQSREELHTRAQLRRKRQLTLPPEVRDALHLIEGDEVEFTVHADGQVTLRGMTSVPTDQRWFWTEEWQKGEREASEQIAAGDLPSYDDMAALFADID, encoded by the coding sequence GTGGGTGACGAACAGTCACGAGAGGAGCTGCACACTCGTGCGCAGCTGCGTCGGAAGCGACAGCTCACCCTGCCTCCTGAGGTGCGTGATGCTCTTCACTTGATCGAGGGTGACGAGGTCGAGTTCACCGTGCATGCCGACGGTCAGGTCACGTTGCGTGGAATGACCTCCGTGCCTACCGACCAGCGGTGGTTCTGGACTGAGGAGTGGCAGAAGGGCGAGCGGGAGGCGAGCGAGCAGATCGCGGCTGGTGACCTGCCCTCCTACGATGACATGGCGGCACTGTTCGCCGACATCGATTAG